TTTAGACGTGCGAATAACGAAATAACTGAGGGCTTGGCAAGCGGAGGCGCACTAATGTGCGGTGAGCATTGCCAAGCCCTCGGTTATGAAGTTAGTCGTGCGTCTAAACACCGATTTTAGCTGATGCGGCTGCCTACGGGAATAGAATCATCCATCACGGTCAGCAGCGTCAGTATCTCCTGCCGCGTCTCGGGGCTTTCCGCCGCGAGCAGCATACCGTTGCTCTGCACACCGCGGAACTTCGCGGGCTTGAGGTTGCAGAGGACGATGATCTTTTTGCCCTCTAGATCCTCCGGCTTGTAGAATTCCCTGATGCTGGAGACGATGACGCGCTTCTCGTAGCCGAGGTCGAGGTTCAGGATGTAGAGTTTGTCCGCCTTCGGCACGACTTCGATCTTTTCCACCAGCGCGATGCGCAGGTCGAGCTTCGCGAAATCGTCATACTCTATCTGAGGCTTCGGCTCAAGGTACTTAAAGAAGGCGGTAGGGTCGAGTTTCGCGCGCTTTTCCAGGTCGCGCGCCTCTTTTTCCTTCTTCCATTTCTCTATGTCGATGCGCGGGAAGAGGATGCCGCTGCGGCTGACTTTAATCGGCCCCTCTACGCCGCCCCACTTCCAGTTCGCGCGGCCTTTGTCGAGCGGATCGCCGTCAAGCCCGAGCTGCGACCAGATTTTCGCCGCCGTATCCGGCATGAAGGGAGCCACGAGCACCGCCGCGAGACGCAGCGATTCCCAGAGGGTGCGGAGCATGGCGTCAAGGCGTTCGACTTCGCCCTCGCGTCCGAGCCTCCAGGGTTCGGTCTCATCAATGTATTTGTTGGCGCGGCTGATGAAGGCCCAGAGGCATTTAAGCGCGTCGTCAAAGGCAAAACGCTCCATCAGCTCGTTCATTTCACTGAAGGTATACTCCGCAAGCGCCTCGATCTCTTTGTCGAGCTCCGTCGGCGTGTAGGAGGCCGGCAGGTCGCAGCCGCGGAATTTGTCGATCATCTGCAGCGAGCGCGAGAGCAGGTTGCCGAGGTCGTTGGCAAGGTCGGAGTTGATGCGCTGCGCCATTGCGAGTTCGGAGAAATCTCCGTCGTGTCCAAAGGGCACCTCGCGGAGCAGGAAGTAGCGGAAGGCGTCGATGCCGTAGAGGCCGACCATCTCAAAGGGGTCGACAACGTTGCCGAGGGACTTGGACATCTTTTCGCCCTCGACGGTCCACCAGCCGTGCGCGAAGACGCGGACGGGGGGATTTACTCCGAGCGCCATCAGCATCGCGGGCCAGATGACGCAGTGGAAGCGGATGATGTCTTTGCCGACAAGATGGCGCACCACGGGCCAGTAGGTCTCCCATTTTCCGCCCTTCTCAGGGAAGTCGAGCGCCGAGAGGTAGTTGATGAGCGCGTCGAACCAGACGTAGATGACGTGCGCCTCGTCGCCCGGCAGGGGGATGCCCCATTTGAGCGTCGTGCGCGAGATCGACTGGTCGCGGAGGCCGCTCTTAATGAAGCTGACGACCTCGTTGTAGCGCTTTTTCGGCATGATCGCGTCAGGGTGTTCTTCGTAGAATTTGAGCAGCGGCTCGGCGTACTTTGAGAGGCGGAAGAAGTATGTCTCCTCCGTCATCTTGGTCAGCGGCCGGTGGCAGTCGGGGCAGGTCTGCCCCTCGCCCATCTGCGCCTCGGGAAC
The Cloacibacillus sp. genome window above contains:
- the metG gene encoding methionine--tRNA ligase — protein: MTEKNFYITTPIYYVNDVPHIGHAYTTIAADVLSRWHKSGGENSYFLTGTDEHGQKIQTVAEKRGMTPQALCDEVVQNFQRLWTALNIKNDDFIRTTEPRHEKVVQEVFRRLTASGDIYKGEYEGWYCVPCETYVPEAQMGEGQTCPDCHRPLTKMTEETYFFRLSKYAEPLLKFYEEHPDAIMPKKRYNEVVSFIKSGLRDQSISRTTLKWGIPLPGDEAHVIYVWFDALINYLSALDFPEKGGKWETYWPVVRHLVGKDIIRFHCVIWPAMLMALGVNPPVRVFAHGWWTVEGEKMSKSLGNVVDPFEMVGLYGIDAFRYFLLREVPFGHDGDFSELAMAQRINSDLANDLGNLLSRSLQMIDKFRGCDLPASYTPTELDKEIEALAEYTFSEMNELMERFAFDDALKCLWAFISRANKYIDETEPWRLGREGEVERLDAMLRTLWESLRLAAVLVAPFMPDTAAKIWSQLGLDGDPLDKGRANWKWGGVEGPIKVSRSGILFPRIDIEKWKKEKEARDLEKRAKLDPTAFFKYLEPKPQIEYDDFAKLDLRIALVEKIEVVPKADKLYILNLDLGYEKRVIVSSIREFYKPEDLEGKKIIVLCNLKPAKFRGVQSNGMLLAAESPETRQEILTLLTVMDDSIPVGSRIS